TCCCAACTTCACGTTCCGTGACGTCACTATTAATTTTCCCCTCATTTAGGATCCTCGCCCCAAAAACGAAAATCAACAGCCTCTAtttacgtcttttttttttttgtcgtgtcGTCATCAAACATTTTGCCAAATTTAAAATTAGACAGTAAAGCTATTAATTTTCATAGGGACAAATACTCAAGCAGGACATGAAACATGTACACAGTAACTAAGTATTTCCATACTTTGTTACTTAGTTTCCACCATTACTTTTTGGACTAAAACACGCGCTCCACGTGTGTATGTTTAATCTTTTAAAGGACCCCGCAGTCAGCAAAGTCACCAAACCCCTTCCGCTGTCCTCCACTATCTAAAACACAATATAAAGTGACGCTACTGTAAAGCCTCCAAGGTCACGATGGTTGCGCAAAAAGCTTCCCGGTGCGTTATCTCTCAAGGATCACAAGATCTCATCTGCCCTTATGGCCAAGACCCGTTGCATAACAGCAAGTAGCACAAAACAACCCTTGCGATAGATCAGtcaagacacacaaacacaaaagtaaGATGCTAATCGTGACGGCGGATTAATTACTACTATTTAAAAATGCACACGTAAGCAACTTTCTCACACTTGTATGGCGACGTTTTGCTGTTATGAATACCTATTAGCAGTATCAACAAAGCATCTATGACGGGATGTGAGCTAAATTGagaactgtatttaaaaaaatatatactttgattttttttttttaaacaagttacTAGTGTTGAACGAAAACGACTGCTACACATTTATTAGTTAATATTTTGGTTATTGAGCCTGCACACgaggaaaaatattcaaaacatcactacaatcaatcaataaataaataaatacgccaATACAAGAttccagcaaaaaataaataaaaaaataaaaaagttgggtGAACTAAAAATGCCAAGGAAATAAActtgaatacaattttaaataaattgtccCTTGTCCCCAACTTAAAgctaaaacaactcagaaaacAGTTTTAGAGCAAACAACTTGTTGCTTTGTTATGCCATAAATGTTAAAAGTTGTTCCAACATAAATGACTGTTTTAGCACCCCAAAAATGCAAGCAGTATTTGTTAAAGTACTGTTCATTAAGTTATATTTTGGGTCAAGAATAACCCCTTTTTTGGAGTTGTTATGAACACCACGCCCCCAAAATTGGggattttttacaaaacaacccTTCAAAATaatgggtcaaatcgacccggTTTTGCACAAATTAACCTgaaaaaatgggtcaaattgacccggttTTGTACGAAATATTACAAAATGGGTCAAGTTGACCCAATTTCGAACAAACCAAGCCCCAAAAATTACCCAGCTTTGTATATAATAACgccccccaaaattgggtcaaattgactcagtttagtacaaaacatacaaacccccaaaatgggtcaaattgacccaattttgaacaaacaaatgtaaaaaagataataattttgtacaaaactgggtcaaattgggtcaaaatggtcgatttttgacatttaaaaaaacaataataaatttagACAAATTTTTCGAGTAGATTTGAACTTGAACTGCACGATGGAttgctttctttttattattattattgtgtcatgcagttttttttaattttcctttatttaggtgcagtgttaatgttcaaactgcattattttgaaaaaatgaaatggatttttttttaagtactgttCACTTGTATTTAACTTCAAAgcacaatacatttgaatgcaatCTTTTGGTTTGTCACTTAATACAATATTGATTCAAATACATAtaagtgcatgtttgttttttactcccCATGTAAGCACAATGTAAAGATTCAAATTGTGCATCAAGTATTTCCTTTTCAAATATTGTCACTCAAATATGACGACAATCCAACGGTGAAAGCGagatagcctttttttttttttccccctcctgtcTTCATCCTTTACAGGCCGGATGAAAGAGTTGGGGGAGAAAAGCAAAGGAATTTCCCTTGACTTCTCAGCAGGCAGGCATGAGGCAAGCAAGCTTTGTGGGTGGGGGAGGGGCTGGCATGCCCACTGGGGCCTTTCCCTCCGTCAGACAGGCGAGGGCGCACAAGGACAGCAGAGGCTGCTGCAATTTGAAGCTTCCCTCTCCAAGTGGATAGAGATTCTCCGCCCCGCCCACATGCAAATCCCAGCATGCCTTGCAGCTGCCCAAGCAAGTAGGGAAGCTGCATTTAATCTCGATTATAGCCTCAAAATAGCCGTTTTCATGACTATGGTTTGTAAATACACAACCTCAAATAATCTCAAACAAAACTTTACTGTCATAAAgttataaagtattttttactgattgtttttttttttttattacaataggTCAGGAATCAATCTTGAAAAAGTGTGCAGATGAAAATAGTGTAATGGCGCCACAGCAGGATATTTTTTCCTGACCTGCCTCTTAACGTTTAAAGACTTCAATGTCAAAGGGTCTCTTATCTAAACTGACCCCGAGACTTGACCTTTAAGGACTTTACTTGACTCCACTTAAGGtagtgaggggtggggggggggggggggtcagcaaAGCACATGAGAGGGCTGTGCTGCGTGTGGGGAGTGGAAAGAGGTGCGACACTTAGCATGATTTATACATGAAATTGAAAAGTGCTGACACTTTGATGTGGAGATACACAATCTGTATTGTACTTTTACAAAAGTGAAAAGTAAATTATCTCATGTACAAAATGTTTTCCATCTTATTTACTTGAGTGGTGCTAGAACTGGTTTTGCTAGCAAAACTTGTTCCCGCTATCTTGCGAACTGACTGAAGTTAACTACATTGAAATGACCTCAACTGTTTGTTTTACAGATTATGTTTAAATGCATTTACCATTATGGAGTGAGCACTGGACAATAAACAATTTTCGGAACTACGGCCCTGGATGGGGAATATGTTGTCACTGCTGGCCCTGTTTTGTTCCTGGAGATAAAATCAATCCAAATCTCAAACCTCCTTTTGGTATCATCACCATAgcttaagaaaaataaacagatttCAATCAAGTaatgagcaggaaaaaaaaaagtatagtcaGAAAACCACAAGTATTCCACAGAAACtgagaaaaatatttaagtaaAAGGAACAAAGCATTTGTACTGAAAACCTGAATAAGTTACcagaacacacaaataaataaataactaaataaatacttaTTTTGAATCCAGTTATTTttaagtcaaaagtttcacagAATTTAATGGATGACATCAACCAAAGTACTTCTGAGATTTATGTCACATTAATTCAATTACCGGTATTCTCAGTTAAAGCAGACTTACAAACTTTAGTTTTTAAACCACTGAAACAAgttaacaaaactaaaaaataaaataaaataaaaaacagacaaaaaactaTATACACAATCTCTAGACCACTGGAAAAGTTaacaatacttaaaaaaaaaaagtaaaaaaaaaaaaagttaaaaaaaatctcaccatTTCACGTGTATTAGTCCATAttatttacaaagtcaaatatGTTAAGTTTGTTCACATGGGACTAGGCAATTGCAATTGTTCTGATTTCCTCCAATAGTCAATGCAAATGACACTCAGTCTGATTTTCAAATTGAATATAAATTGGAGATGTTTTGAACAGATTCCCAGAAACTCGCACCGCCATTGCCGCCTTgcgtttaaaatgtacaatcaatacGTGACGTCATCTGGGCATCCTACACTGGCCAATTAAGATTGACAGCTCTAGAGAGAGAGGTGGGGAGGGGGCGAGGTAATGGTGATCCCTCCCAGAGTTCCTTCTGCACACTCTTCTCTCAGGGTCAGAGCGGATTGCATCCCaagcctctcctcctcctcctcctcctcttcctcctcctcctcagccaCAACACGCCACCGCATCGGCCGTGCACACTCTCGCCCCACGCACCCTCAAAAACATCACTACCTCTTTGCTCGCcacgtttttttcttccccgATGGAGAGCCGAGAGGACATGCTGGCCCAGGAGGCTCCGACCCGCAAGGGAACCCCGACACGGGCGGACGGGAGCCCCGGGAAGCCGCAGCAGCGCAGGGGCTGCTTGACGGAGGCGGTGATGGAGGAGATCGCCCGCAGGAATTTGTGCGCGGAGATGGCTGGCAGGCACCGGGGCGATGGCCCCAACAGAGACGGCAGCAGTTCGGACACAGAGTCGGACTTCTACGAGGAGATCGACGTCAGCTGCACGCCTGAAAGTATGGACTACCCCTCGGCTAAAGGTGGGGGGTGCAAGTGATGTTTGGATCGCAAGAATTGGCAAAGATatcaaaaatacaactttagtaatcttatttaaaaaaatgaaatctatAGAGCTATACAGTGTTCCGTCAATGCACCTGTATGATGCATAGTGTCATTTGTGATTAAAATATTagcgttaggtgaaaaggtcttAGCATTAACaattaagaaaatataataataggcctataaaatgtaaatgcatGCAATGTCACGTTGAAAATGACGACGAAATATTAAGTAAATAACTTGTGCCCATCTCCCCCGCTCACAATATATTATATTCCATTATCATCCCTCCAGGTCGAAATGGGGAATCGCCTGGTCTGCCAAGCGATTCTGGTTCGGACCCGGGTAAGCCCGGCTCAGGTCAGAACTCTCTGTCCTACTCGGCGGATCAGATTCGCCGGTACCGCACAGCCTTCACGCGGGAGCAGATCGCACGGCTGGAGAAGGAATTTTACCGGGAGAACTACGTGTCCAGGCCGAGGAGGTGCGAGCTGGCGGCCGCCTTAAATCTACCGGAAACGACCATTAAGGTAAGATGGAGAAAAGAAGCCGTCCAATTAAAAGACGAATAGAGTTCAGTAAAAATCTGATAGAAATATGAAATGATTTAATTGGGaaagggaaataaataaaaggatggCTGGCCTATagtttactattaaaaaaaacaacagttgggtcaaaaataacccaatgttgggtcaaaaggggcttcttgggtcaatttgacctttttttgtgtacaaaatgtatttttttgtacaaaaaaaaattgggtaaaaaaacaaccctATCATGGATTAAAAAGTGGCCAACATAATTACGTGGGTAATTTTGACCCTTTTTATTATCTATGCAAAGCAattcaattataattttttggggtttagcaaaaaaaagttgggcaataaaaataacccaattgtgGATTACTAAGGTGGATCATTTTGACCCCTCTTggtgtgcaaaacaacccaattgcGTTTTGCCCCCTCAAaaaaagagaggggggggggattggtcaatatgacctttttgtttacaaaacattacaacaaaatatgttaatgtttttttttttttttctttgtaattaaaaagttgggtaaaaaataacccaatcgTGGGGCAAAAGGGGACTAATGTCAATTTGACCTTCATCACTtcaattgtcatttttgtttttttttttggggggggggggcaacttgacccataattgggttatttttgacccaacactTTTGAGCTAAGCTATAGTAGATAGACTACATGGAGTAGCAAAGTAAGAAATGTACACCCAAGGCAAAGCCAGTTAAGGGAGTTATTATGGTGAGTAATAGAGTTAAGTTTGTGGTTAATATTTGACCCGGCGTGTCTCCGGCCTCAGGTGTGGTTCCAGAACCGCCGGATGAAAGACAAGCGTCAACGTCTGGCCATGACGTGGCCTCACCCAGCCGACCCAGCCTTCTACACCTACATGATGAGCCACGCGGCGGCCACGGGCAACCTGCCCTACCCCTTCCCATCCCACCTGCCGCTGCCCTACTACTCGCACCTGGGGATGGGAGCCGGCTCCACTCCGAGCCCCGCCACTCCTTTCCCCAATCCCCTGCGCTCGCTGGACGGCTTCCGGATGCTGTCCCACCCTTACCAGAGGCCGGAACTCCTGTGCGCCTTTAGGCACCCGTCTTTGTACCAGAGTCCGGCTCACGGGCTCGGTCCCGGGGGAAGCCCGTGCACTTGCCTGGCCTGTCACTCCGCTCCATCCGGCGGCCTCTCGTCCAGGGCCCCGACCTCGGACTTCAGCTGCTCGCCAACGAGCAGGACTGATGCTTTTGTCACGTTTACACCTTCCGTGTTGAGCAAAGGTTCAAACGTGACAGTGGACCAGCGGGAGGAGGTGCCGCTCACCAGATAAAACCCCCAAATCTCCTCTTTTATACTCTTATTTAACCTCATTCCACCAGTCTTTATGAAATCTTTGGCTCACCAATTCTGATAGCACGTTTAAAATCAAATATTGCAATtaggacccaaaaaaaaagagagaaacatTTCAATCcctaattatgttttttattttatgccgTCTTTCCACATCCATGTAAGAGAAAAATGCTCGCAGAGTCTCATTCTAACAAGGGGGATTTGTTAGCCGTCTCATTAGAGGCGGATCTCAGCCATGTGCACATGAAATTACAGCAAGTGATGTATATGTATAGAGCCGCTGAATTTTGAGTGCGGAATTAATGATTAGACCAGGAAGGGGATATGCTCGCTGCCGAAAGGTAACAAGGCGCCAGGGGAGATGATTacaaaggaggaggaagaagcaaGATGGAGAGTGGACAATCAAATATCTTGAAAAGAAAAGTCTTTTCTCTCATATCAATATGATTCTCTTTTGATTATAGCCTAATTGCTGCACTAGTTTCGtgtatttttccttttcattgaTTTTCTGTTATAAGGATGGGGTTATCTCAAATTTGCAATAAATTGTCATAAACGTGGAGCAGACGAGTTTTCTTTTAAGtcgttttattttacaatgttgtattgttattttttttgtggtctcaTTTAAGAGCTCCCTCGCTCCCCTTCCAATAATAACATTAATTTTCTTCAAGTGGTCGATGGGGCCTCATATCACGCGATGCGTCCGCTAGATTGACCATGACACTTAAGTGGTCCCAGGGCTCCTTCATATTTTCCTCTTGCAAGACACTTAATAGAGAAAATATAGAGAATTATTGGAGGTGCGAAGAGATCGATGACGCACCAATCAGCTGCTGCTTAATTGCACGAGTTATCTTTAACTGATTGGATTGATAAAAATGATTCTAGAAATCACATTTGACGCTATAATTTAAAGTCTTAAAGCATGGCCACTTTATTAGACACGTGCAAATATAATAGACCTGTCACAATATGGATAATATtgagttttcatttttcattattatctaTACAATAGGGCTCATGAAACACTTAAATACTTTTTGGATTTAGTACACGAATAAAAATACGCATAacgtatattttttcatttgatttgttatttaattttttaaatagcgGAATTTCACATgcagtaattttcaaaatgataattTACAGCATAACACAGATTCCGCAAACAAGCATGCGAAATAATGAACGCTgaggatggagaaaaaaaaacaacgtttcCATTTATATAACAGCAAAATTGTGACCATGAGCATatagctaaaataaaataataaattaatccaTCCTCgctacacaaaaaacacaaaacgtcTTCGGATATCCTCGTCCTTCTGGTGCGTCCTAATCAGACAGCGGTGCATCCATGCGTGACGCaaaccgccccccccccaaccaccccTCCCACCTCCATGTTGATTGATGGCCTTATTAACTGCAGTTCTTGTAAGTGTGACCACGTTGATTAAAATGCATATGTTTGGAACAGGACGCCGTTTAAGCCGCGCGGGTAGATTTATGTAAATTATCAAGGCTGTTTTCTTCCTTATTGAAATGTATACATAatcattaaatacaaaacataacaCATTTTAGACAGGTGCATcagggtattttttttgtttgctgcaGACGAAACAAACaatatgttggaaaaaaaatacaattttaaaggcCTAAAGCAACAATTTCAGCACACAAACATACGATCGTATCATCCTTAGAAGGGAGAATTGACTCATGTATGGCACCCCTGTTACATCCCACAAAGCATTTGGATAGGGGCGGTGCAGTGCAGATGTCCCaaactaacacacacaaaacacacacaaatggtgGTATAAATTGGCTTAGGTCCTAATTTACAGGCCCTTGTCGTCGAAAGCAAAAGGGCTGGCGGAGGCGTGCGCGACCCAATCGCAACGTAATGATGATGAATGGGAGATTAATGCGCATACAAGCAAGACAATTTAGACCTTCATCTGTTTAAATAGGCTTCCAATATCATTTTGGAAGCGGGGGTCACGTTAAATCAATCGAGGGAGGGGGGTGAAAGTCATTCGAAACGGCGTCTTTATCAACATTATTTACGGCGCAGCCGGGGGAAGAAAATGGACCGGCTGCGAAAGAGATTTTGTAAATACAAATTACATGGCGAACGAAAAGACTTAAAATGGTTTCTATAGCAGACATGCTCAGTCAATGGCTTTCAAAACCATAAACAACACGAGcgattttctttcatttcgtTTTCTTAAGGTCACAAATCATACACTTACATTAATTCGACGTCCGGGGAcaggaaaggaagaaaaaaaagtatattcccCAGTTGGCAAAAAACTCAACAGGCCTATACGTATTTTAGTTAGAAAAATTGTTACATTTGAAGCTAACGAGCTAACTTTACCTGGAATATACCACTTGGGTAAGGGAAGGGGTGCTCACCCATTCACAGTTATCCCTTTAACACAATAACTAACACACAACACTTGTAGTAGTCAACATCACGCTTTTATTCGAACTATAGTCCGATTAGAGACAGAATGACAAGTGATCAAACGgtacattcatttaattgggccTACATTTACCCCTGCTTGTTAACattggtttcctcccacatttgaAACAGGTGTGGAGACACTTGCGCGGCTTTTGCGacgtattgacaattccgagatgacgtcacaagtcaaattGGCGGTCAATTcgttgtcatttgatttgtgagaattattttaattttaaaatgcgatgagatgtcatttgactactatatCAATCTGTGTGctttgtatgatagtcacaggcaaaattAATACAATACGCCGTTTGTTTTTACCgtagcatttgcattgcgttgcatTGGGGAAGTATCAGAAAtacccggatgttcggaattgtcaacaGTGGTCTCCTAAAACTGAAATTCATTAAACCTGTCCCGTAGAGTAACATCcttttttgattgttttcccaaatttcatatttgtgaagaaatcaccattaATGCAATTTGAATGAGCCCGCATGAGCCAGGAGATCAGGGGTGATCAAACTGTGGCacaggggccatttgtggcccacctTCCATTTTTTAAGAGGCCTGCAACATAAgcgaaaaataaaatttgtcacGCGCCCCTTcagtatttagttttttggtATTTTAAAAGGGGTGTTAAATTTGTCAAAGGTTGGAGAGGTGCAATACCCAAATCCGCCCAAATCCCAAATTCAAAGCGACTattgtttttttactataaCTATTACGAAACACTTGGTTTAATATGGATCTGTTCGAAATATCACCTACCTAAAAGcataattgcccaagtcatttttttttttttaacattttcgaaaaacaacaacaaaaaactagaGTCCAGTCACATCGATTTGACATTCATGACctagatcaggggtgctcaagttgggtcctcgagagcccctatccagcctgttttccatgtttccctcctgcagcacagctgaatctaatgatcagctaaccagcaagctttgcagaaatAATGATCCTcattatgaatcaggtgtgttagtggagagaaacatagaaaacaggctggataggggctctcgaggacccaacttgagcacccctgacctAGATGATTGCGAAAACACGCGGATATAAAGAAAACATCTTTAgcaatgatattttttattggaattttgACAGTAAGTTAAGAACTATGCTACTATGCTAACAATATgcaaagatgcaaaaaaaaacatcaacaaaagtaGCAATTACATTTCTCGTTATTAAGGTGAATAAAGTTACTAAGCCAAAAAATTTTCCTCCACTTTCAGCTCCTTGCCAAGGTCTAATTAATGATCTTTAAAAAAGTGCCAACTAACTTACGACAGGtttctcttgttttggttctcatTGTGAAGATCAGCATAATGCAGGGGCGGATCTTTTCTAGAGGGTCACAGGGCTGTGGACCACCCCAAAATTTGATTATCACCTTCAACAGAAAGCTGTgatgtcataaaaaaacaaacagtttatAAACAATATGAAATCACTTGGTTAAGTGATCTTCCcatatttatgaataaaaaatgaagaattccaatgaatgagttaatttataaactttattttgattgtCCAGCTGCTATCCTCATCAGATCATTTTTCGTTTCATGTGGCCTCTCTCAGGATGCATTGCATCGagcaatattgtttaaaaacgaTTTAATAAGCACTTTGTTTTATGACGCCGTGTTATTATTTTACAACCCACTCGGCAGCCAGCGGCTCTGCGGATGCGTCCAATTCTCTGCGCactccgtttttatttttacagcacGCCGGCTGCGTTTACTGCTCGGCAACCATGGCGGCTCAAGACCACAGGAAAGTTGccccactttttccactttgccCGCAGTCTCATTGGACGTTCTTTAGTGTAGGTGTTAATGGCAGGAAGGGGCTAGCTTTTGTGAGCTGGGAGCTCAATATGGTCATGTGACATGGGTCACTCCACTTATAGACGCATACATACACTAGCATCCACGCTACGTTCCCTCTCAGTGCCGCAGTGATGCATCCTCATTAAGTCCCCGTCCTGCGACTGTCACAGCAAGCCTCCTGGTCCCATCCTTGGCCAACCAGAGTGTCTGAGCCTCCCCCAGCCTCCATGGAATCTTCGAACACTCCTCCCCCCTCCTCTGCACGGTGAAGCGCCAAGTTGTCCGCCTGACCTCTGAATGTTGCTGACCAATATTTGTGGTTGATATGATCGGAGAATGAAGAGCCTGCCACAAGTGGTGTCCAAACATTTTCTATAGGAAAATCCATTGTTTATACTGTAGTGgatatttacccccccccccccccaaaaaaaaaaaagtcttaacacCCCTGTTACATTGAAGCCCAAAtaaatttcagatgttctagtaggcttctCCAGGCAGCGTTGTCGTCACATCTTACAGCAGATCTCTCATATTTCACCTTTGAACTTCAAAGGTATGAGTCAAGAGAAGGATCCAAAATGATTTCCAAGCCTTAAATCGTGAAGACGGTCGTCATCAATTGGTGAAAATATGGCACAGCAGTGACATTAGCAAGAACTGGATGCCCCTTCAAAATGGATGcaaagataagaaaaaaaaaacgggtccGAGAGGCCTCCGAGAGGGGGTCAGCTGGCAAGTCAAAAACACAACCaaatccagcaaaaaaaaaaaaacagtctgccccccaaaaaattcaaaataaaaccttgAAATCACATGGGAAAATGTCTTACGGTCCAATGCAAGCAACCAAGTTTTTGACTGGAAGtaggaaagcaaaaaaaaaaaaaaaaaaaaaagcatgaaaagcctactagaacatctgaaactTTTTTCGGGTAATTCAGAGGCACTAAATGGTAGCAGGtttgtgctgactcccatttgaCATTGAGTTTGAATgggattggttaattctgaacacagccacatccaaGTTATGAGGGTGTCCAAACTTATGCAACCACACCTTTGTGCAGTTAATTTTGACTCAACctcttgaaaatatttatttttcaattgtgCAGGCCATGTCCAATGTTATATTTCATACATGGCTGCAAATGGCTCCCGGGCCGTAGTTTGAACACCTTTGACCTCGACTGATCCGGTAGATACGTTGGAGATTGAAATTCAGACACAGTGGAAccgccaatcacggctcacgttttttctgggtttggtcatgtgacttcctCAAGCTGagccttaggcactgtgatgtcattttcagtcaagtgtcaaaatggccgcccccttgagatgcataaaaatggcttaattttgctgcttaattcatattccgtAAACAATCAGAATATTTAGaacatgttgtaaaaaaaaaatgttgacttgaAACAGTCTCATTGCTAATGTAGCTTAGCTTGCTACTTACATGGACTATCAGTACCGATTCTGAAGACCTTGGCCAGATTAGATTGAATCCGGCAGCACATAAGAGACACAAAACTTGATCGGCGAAGTAGccaaaagaaacaaatattgaaatttaTGTTGGGTACTACTGTAcgtattttggggaaaaaatcctGCGTGTATCGGAGCGTAGCGTGCTAAAGTAGGGAGGTAAGGTTACACCATGGGAAAGGGAGCAGGGGAGATAGCGGTACCAGATAGCGAGGGCATCTGAAGACGAGCTAAGAGCCTGTGCTTAGTGGCCTAATGGACGATTTGAAAGCACACTCACACTCTTTGGCTAGCAGCAGACCTCCCTAAAACCGTAAAAGTCGGCTGATTGACAAGGTAGAGGTGgggtcaagtgtgtgtgtgcgtgtgtgtgcgtgtgtcctcCAATGTCGGGACATGATTCTGTTTACACAGTCATGCTGTGTGGTTGAGACTTGCCTTCCTTTTTGGGGACAAACAATCATAAAAGACCAAAAGGGAATCGTTTGTATGTATCGttaacatttttgttacatTCTTGACAAGGgacgttcgataccacttttgaAGTTTCAgcacttgagtagtcactgataccactAATATCCCAATATAGAATTTTaccttaaaattgtatgaacagctttccatttttgcttgtaataatgaattatctttattcaccacagtgttatgaagagaaatgttacttgttttaattgtaaattgttCATTtgcattagggctgggtatcgattctaattttctcaatcaattcgatttcgattcgCAATAATTCAGTTCGATTTTAcccgatttgattcacttcgGTTCAACCCGATGTCGAttcattatggaacatcaattcttaaatgtcaaggacatgataaaaactccgcAAATATTAAGTTCCAAAG
The sequence above is drawn from the Vanacampus margaritifer isolate UIUO_Vmar chromosome 17, RoL_Vmar_1.0, whole genome shotgun sequence genome and encodes:
- the LOC144037615 gene encoding homeobox protein XHOX-3-like, with the protein product MEEIARRNLCAEMAGRHRGDGPNRDGSSSDTESDFYEEIDVSCTPESMDYPSAKGRNGESPGLPSDSGSDPGKPGSGQNSLSYSADQIRRYRTAFTREQIARLEKEFYRENYVSRPRRCELAAALNLPETTIKVWFQNRRMKDKRQRLAMTWPHPADPAFYTYMMSHAAATGNLPYPFPSHLPLPYYSHLGMGAGSTPSPATPFPNPLRSLDGFRMLSHPYQRPELLCAFRHPSLYQSPAHGLGPGGSPCTCLACHSAPSGGLSSRAPTSDFSCSPTSRTDAFVTFTPSVLSKGSNVTVDQREEVPLTR